One window of the Endomicrobium proavitum genome contains the following:
- a CDS encoding type II secretion system F family protein — protein sequence MIKILALAACLGAVVFCAAQLIISTVKLKNKKDAKNGKKRENIKEQLSFKNMDFKRKRVVISLIVFLGVLILLQNIIFGFIAAGLYVYFDWYLRDKNAKKLAALIDKQVIEALTVIKNAVQSGQSLQTAMGTAGEELKEPIKSEFVKMSDNLALGVSFEKILTDAAANSPSKEFRLMIDTIKISKDTGSSLAGIFDRIIDATSQRVAIGAKVTALTAQGRMSGNVVSVIPFVVILMMYTIEPDMMASLFNTIAGNILLLIVVAMVLAGSFVIRKITEIDF from the coding sequence ATGATAAAAATTTTAGCGTTAGCCGCATGCTTAGGCGCGGTTGTTTTTTGCGCGGCGCAGCTTATAATTTCAACCGTAAAATTAAAAAATAAAAAAGACGCAAAAAACGGGAAGAAACGTGAAAATATAAAAGAACAATTATCTTTTAAAAATATGGATTTTAAGAGAAAAAGAGTTGTTATTTCTCTTATAGTTTTTTTAGGAGTTTTAATACTTCTGCAAAATATTATATTCGGGTTTATAGCAGCCGGGCTTTACGTTTATTTTGACTGGTATTTAAGAGATAAAAACGCAAAAAAACTTGCAGCTCTTATAGATAAGCAGGTTATAGAGGCTCTTACGGTTATAAAAAATGCGGTTCAATCCGGACAATCTCTTCAAACCGCCATGGGCACAGCCGGAGAGGAATTAAAAGAGCCTATAAAAAGCGAGTTTGTAAAAATGTCCGACAATTTGGCTTTAGGCGTAAGCTTTGAGAAAATTTTAACGGACGCGGCGGCAAATTCTCCAAGCAAAGAATTTCGCTTGATGATAGACACAATAAAAATTTCAAAAGACACAGGCTCAAGTTTAGCGGGAATTTTTGACCGCATTATAGACGCAACTTCGCAGAGAGTTGCAATAGGGGCTAAAGTAACCGCTCTTACCGCGCAAGGCAGAATGTCCGGAAACGTGGTAAGCGTAATTCCGTTTGTGGTAATTTTAATGATGTACACAATAGAACCGGATATGATGGCTTCGCTGTTTAACACCATAGCCGGAAATATTTTATTGTTAATAGTTGTGGCTATGGTTTTGGCGGGCTCTTTTGTAATAAGAAAAATAACGGAGATAGATTTTTAA